The sequence below is a genomic window from Desulfomicrobium macestii.
GATTCAGGCTGTCGTTCAGATGAATTGCGTGCAGATTTTCAAGGCCGACGACTCGATCGAATTCGGCCAGCACGCTGTCCAGGTCTCCTACGATATCGTATCCCGCGTCATGAACATGGCATGTGTCCAGACAGACCCCGATCTTTTCCGGCATCCGCGCACGGTCCATGATTTCCCGCAACTCCTCGAAAGTACTCCCGACCTCGCTGCCTTTGCCGGACATGGTTTCAAGCAGGACCAAGGTCATCGTCTGCATCGTGAGCACGGCGTCCAGTTGCGCCGCGATGAGCCGTATCCCCTCGTCCACGCCCTGCCCCACATGGCTTCCTGGATGAAAATTGTACATGTTTCCGGGAAGATGCTCCATGCGCACCAGATCGTCCCGCATCGTCTCCAGGGCAAAGTTCCTGACCTTGGCGTCGGCCGAGCACGGATTCAGCGTGTACGGCGCGTGAGCCAGGAAGGGGCCAAGTCCATGCTCCACGGCCAGCGCCCTGAACGCGGCTACATCCGCCGGGTCGATATCCTTGGCCTTCCCGCCGCGCGGATTGCGCGTGAAGAACTGGAACGCGCTCGCACCAATTTCGATGGCCGTGCGCCCCATGGCCAAAAAGCCCTTGGAAGAGGAAAGATGACATCCGATATTCAGCATCACGTGTCCTTTTTTTAAATGACGCCCCAGGCCCAGCCCATAAAGACGTGCCGAACGGAGCAGAGAATCCCAAAAAACAGGAAAGCCGCCCCAAAGGACGACTCTCCTGCCAATCATTTCTTCACGACACACGCCAGGCGGGTTCTCCATAAAACCGGA
It includes:
- a CDS encoding deoxyribonuclease IV, with translation MLNIGCHLSSSKGFLAMGRTAIEIGASAFQFFTRNPRGGKAKDIDPADVAAFRALAVEHGLGPFLAHAPYTLNPCSADAKVRNFALETMRDDLVRMEHLPGNMYNFHPGSHVGQGVDEGIRLIAAQLDAVLTMQTMTLVLLETMSGKGSEVGSTFEELREIMDRARMPEKIGVCLDTCHVHDAGYDIVGDLDSVLAEFDRVVGLENLHAIHLNDSLNPRGSRKDRHARIGEGHIGLAAFRRIVNHARLRHLPFYLETPNELPGYAEEIRLLRGMQQEWPAGQAVT